The genomic window AGCGCTCTGTCAGAGTTCTGCACTCCCAGCACTTGCCCAACCGCCTGTGGACCAGGCAACATGTAAGTTACTGAGCATTGCACTGCAGCCATGTAGGGCGGCTAAAGGTGAAAATTACATGACAAGGTGCATACAAAGATAGTTATGTTCAAATTCTAGAGGTTTTAAGGGCAAAATAACAcaagaaaagagtaaaaataattagctATGAAGGGCAGTAACAAATtacgggaaaaaaaacattttgaaatgtatctTAAACTGTAACTATACAGATAAAGGGAATATCTTTCCCTTTCTAGTACATGTCTATTTTTGCTTAAAGTGAATGTTTGATTCTTTCAAAGAATCAAAAAGTGTGAAGCATTCTACCTTGCTCGCATTACGATTGaacaggatttatttaaataccagAGAGTTAAAGATGTTAGCGCCTAGCGGCTCCAACATGTTGTTTGTAGTGGTTGTGAATATTCTCTGGGGACAGAATAATGAACCATGTGCATATAAAATGACCAGAACAAAATTGTTTACTAAAAGGTATCCAGCAAAAAGTTCTGTAAGCTCTTATaggatgattaaaaaaaaaaaaacttaatcacAACAAAGCAACCCCTAGTGTTTAAATCAATTTAACATTAAATTGTCTAATTGTCCAAAAACAACACTTGAAATGTGATCTAGGGAACAAACCAATAACGCCTGGATTTAGAGGTCTTCAGTTCAGACAGTCTGAACTGAATGGAGTATTTAGATACTGTGATTCAATATATTGTGTAACTTAGCATCATTTCAATGGGAAGAAGGAGCCATCTGACACAATATGTCACTTCCTCATGAGGGTCTTTGTTCCCTTTTCCAGGGTCTACTTTTGGACTGATGACCACGGCAGGAAACTGAAATGCTCTGCTCCACTATACTTTGACTACGCCATGTCATACATTCAAGAGCTTCTGACTGACGAAGACGTGTTCCCCACTAAAGCAGGTAGCTCGCACTAATATCTTTATGTTGCTCTGCCACACGTCTTCATCCAGCTGGAACTTAAtatctttgcttcttttctttactTCAGGTGCAACGTTTCCAACGGGATTCATCTTCCTGGTCCAGAAGGTCTTCCTGCTGCTTTTAAGGACCCTGGCTCACATTTACTGGTCTCACTACAGTGAGGTCCTCGCTCTGGACCTGCACCCACACCTCAACACTCTTTTCTCCCACCTGACTCTTTTCTGCCAGCAGCACTCGCTGCTGGAGCCTGAAGACATGAAGCCTCTGCAGGACCTTATTACTGCTCTGGAGCGGCACGGATGAAACGCTCAACTTTCCCTACTGTTGCTTATTTATTGGTTGCAGTCTGTAATATCAGACTCTTCTTTGTAGAACTCCAATATATGTCATagcttagatttattttttaattttttttttaaagacaagtCTGGAAGATGTAAAATGCCAAGATGATATGAGAGTTATGCTTCCAGTTGGGAGCTCAGTTattcagttattgtttttttatcattaaatctATATTGCATGTTGGTTTTTAGCATAActgttcattattttattgtcGTCATCCACACCTTTTTTCATGTAAGATTCAACTTAAATGTTACTTCAAGAGTTGACCTTGGCCAGCCAAATGGAGATGTTGCTGTACTAGGATTCTTGAGGTCCCACAAGAGTGAAGTGTGGATGTAGTTGCTATAAACGTTCATCTCTGCAGATTAAGGTTCTGCTCAATctttgtataaatatttgtgAGAAAAGATTGTGTGACATGATGAGCGACTGaatgctttttattaaaagaaattattatgTGAAATTTTGGACTTATAACAGTTTGGTGTTGTAAACTGGAGGatacctgattttttttaattatttttgctccctttttgtttctttaatttgagattttggattttagcataaaaacaatgcaaagtgGTGCCATCCATCTTTTATGCAACTGTGCACAAACCATTTTATCCTGTTTAttgagacatttcagtatccaACCCTGATTCATTACCAAGAtcccataaataaaatagaaattccTTTATTGCCCCACAATGGGGGAATCTTTCAAGCTCTTatcaactttttcaaaaaaaaaatttttctcttttgtgatAGAGcttaaagaaattatttgcaACCATCATGCATATTTTATCCTGTCTCtgccactaaaaaa from Poecilia reticulata strain Guanapo linkage group LG6, Guppy_female_1.0+MT, whole genome shotgun sequence includes these protein-coding regions:
- the LOC103466678 gene encoding MOB kinase activator 2 is translated as MGGCHSYPSATKVDTKTPQPSDIHNEKLGINNNNQEECPYLQRQNACQRITDANMFALISLPPGMDKXEWLASNTVAFFKHINLFSSALSEFCTPSTCPTACGPGNMVYFWTDDHGRKLKCSAPLYFDYAMSYIQELLTDEDVFPTKAGATFPTGFIFLVQKVFLLLLRTLAHIYWSHYSEVLALDLHPHLNTLFSHLTLFCQQHSLLEPEDMKPLQDLITALERHG